The sequence TGAGggaatttattaattattatgtagtttaatttataaacatatatgggcatggataagaaaaaaaaaagtgaattatttaaaatcaatttaCTTTGATGACACTAGACGCTCAATTAATTGTTCCCGGAATTAGCGTTTTCTTACAATGCCCCTATTTGCCGAATTTATGGTTATTGTCGTCTGAACTTTGTCTTATCATGAAAGTTGGCCTTCGCATTAGCCAACAAATGAAGCAAGCTCTAGTTCGTTGGAGCTGGATGGGTTTCATCAAGAAAATAGGGTTGCATAGGATTTAGCGTCATTCCGACGTTGTCTTTCATCAATGCCTCCTTTCTATTTTCGTGGGCTGTTGTTGTGGTTAAGAGCTTTAGTCACTTATTTAAATGTCATTATAGCTCCTTATGAGtttatttctattatttaaTTGGCTGATCGTTGGCTTCTTTACTGTCTACagctgcaaaaaaaatttactttattaATACTCTCAATGCCGTCTATTGATAGACGGTGATCTATATAGATTAAGAAGCGTTATACCTTTccattctttcttcatttttttgggCAGAAACCGACCCATAGCAAGTAATGCCGTCCTTGTGATAATTCCATTATTACTCAATTGACCTTCCCATAATGATTTTCCCCTATCATGCAGTATTCGTTCTGATAGAACCACATGGCGTGTcgaaaaatttgtaattttttacaTAGAAACATATAGTGGCTTCCAGAACTGCTTTCGTGCATTTCTTATTACATTTCCATCCcatagagaaaatattatattgaaaaagaacctaaatgattccattccatttgtTTAACTTTACTAACTTGCCTGAATTCatgtattaaattaataatagataaaGAATTAGAAATCCAATTGTGGAGTGATAAAGTCTTCTGACTCGTTTTTCAACTTTAAGAACCCCAGGTATTTGTTAAGAACCATGGAAAAGTGTTCTTTTTTTGCAGTTCAaaaggtgtgtgtgtgtgtgtgaagagagagggagagagagggagactGTTTACCTTGTTCTTTACTCTCTAGATTAGCCAACAAATGAAGCAAGCTCTAGTTCGTTGGAGCTGGATGGGTTTCATCAAAAAGGGTGATGAAACCCATTCgactttgtttttttaatcaattttgccttcttcttttttcgtGTGTGTGTGGTTAAGAGGTTAGATTGACtattaaaaaatagtatttgattacttattaattaattaattgattcttttaatcttatctgctataaaaaaaaattattatataatatgagcattataataaattaaaacttataaccttttccattctttcatttttctggCAAACCGATCAAagaaaatctatatatatttccaatCTTCCATTTTCTCATCATCGGATGTGGTGCCAAATggtgaaaaattatttaaaaaaaaaaaaatttatcttccCAACCTTTGTCATTCTTTTACTTTTCCATCCCTAAGAGAAAACATAGAAAACTAATAGAATTCCTTTTCCATTGTTCTATTTTTACATGCTGTctgtgaaattaaaaaaataaaaataaaatccaatgtGGTGAAAATCTGACTCGTTTTTCAACTTTAAGAACCCCAGGTATTTGTTAAGAACCATGGAAAAGTGTTCTTTTTTTGCAGTTCAaaaggtgtgtgtgtgtgtgtgaagagagagggagagagagggagactGTTTACCTTGTTCTTTACTCTCTAGAAAGAAATGGatcaaaaatattaatataacaaaaactTTTAGATTTCATTCAATAAGCTGCTAACTCTTATATCtgaaaagatacaaaaagtaTTTCAATCCCAAACTGAGAAGCTGCTTATTCGTTTTCCTCAAACACAGCATCACGCCAAATCTTTGAGACtgttgtctctttctctctctcatttaagCCAGGCCTCCCAGTTCTTTACAGAACCTTTGCACTTCAAAACCAGTATAAGCACCAAGAGAATCAAAATGATACCACAAGAAGAGCCACCAACTCTGTGAATCCAATAAGGATCAAACCTGCTACAGCTCTGATCTAAGTAATGTGACAAAACAATGGCCAAGATCAACACCAAGAGCAGCAGAGGCAACCAAGAAACAAGACTGAAGGGCTCCTCCTCAGGTTCTTCATCACTTTCCAGTTTCCGGTCAATATAGAGAGGAGAAAGCACAGCTAGAAGAGCCAAGCCTATTACCACCAGCCTCTCATATGAAGTAAACCTACTTGTTCTGCATGTAGCTCCAAGCTCCATTCAGGAAGCAACTCTCTACAGAAAACCGCCTTGTCTCGTTGTTTAAGGATTCAAGTTGATCAAATTTCACCAAAACTTGTATAGTGGCCAAGTGTGTACTTGGTGAAAAAAGAGGGAAGGCTGTGATGGGAGGGATTTTTCCAGAGAATTCTCCATCCCTCTTGTTAGTTAGATTGATATATTCTTTGGGACTAGTTGCTGATGTTAGCTTGTTTTTTGAGCTGATCTCAGGGAACTTTCCTGGACAGCGTCTTTGGAGAAGTTTTTTCGGAAAAAGACACTCATTTTATAGTCTATCCTCCCCAGGGAATCGAAGTAATGAAAATCAGGTACTTTGCAAGATAGTGCTTTGGCAGCTTACTCATGAAGTCACATTGGTTAGATTGAATGGATGTGAGCAAGTCCTGGAAAGGGATAGACTATTCCCccattaacaaaaatatatgtcTGATGCTGTGTACATGATTGTTTGGAATCTGATTCTGTCTTTGAGTAGCATAAATTCTCGAATCTATTCAAACACATATCCACAATATACAAGGTGGCAAAGCCGTTTAATGTCTCATCAAAAGGAATTAAAAAGCAACACGGAATTTTGATCATTACCAATCGCAAATTCACaatagaacaaagaaaattgagTCGATTATTGTATGCGGAAGAATAACCAATAAAGTGCATACAAGGATGGTAAATTGGTAACTACCTGTTAGGCCTGCCCGACAGGAAACCATAGACTTTCTCCAAGCAAAtagtagttttttatttatttattggtaagttatacTTCTATACAATGGGTTTCAAATCAACAGGCTCACCATCTACTCATTTTTATGAGAGAAGAAAGTATCATTTCAGCAAGAGTAGTTCATTGGTTTTCTCTAAACTCATCATAAAGCAGCCAAAAAAGTCTTCCCTGAGGAGGACATCTACATGTATAGGTCTACCtaccaaaaatataagaatgtgAATGGGTCATAAGTTATCTCCTTTGAGAATCGAGCATGGGCCTTAACTTCTATTCCATTCATTATTACTATCTGATCACATAGCTGCACAAACTGTTCTACATGAATTAAAAAACCCGCATTCACATCATTTTCTTTGATACGTATCTAGGGTACATAAGACAAAATCAAGTAGTCAGCTAAAACCACTAGCCATGAACAACTTAATATCAATAGCAGCAGACTAGTCACCCTGACAAGAATAAATTAAGTTGGATTGTTCATGCATGCCTAATACAACATTTTAACAAGATACCAGAAGATGAGACAGTGAAACAACATGCGTAACAAAAGAATTTCTACACCTCAGCCATTCGAAGTCAAGGTAAATAGGTAATATTCGGAAGATTttttataactcaaaaatgaCAAGAATACACAAATGTATACCTAGTAGACTATGACAATTGGTAAGGcagaaaattttgaagagagagaTGGAAATGAACAGAATAGCCTAATTGACACCACCGGATCTCTTTGACCTATTTCCTTGAAGCCTTAGCAGCCATTTCTTCTGCGATGTAGTAAGATTAGTAAACTTTGAATGAGATGCAGGACCTTCTTCAGATGTTCTTGTGCCAGGAAGTTCAGCAGGAAGTGCAGAAGCAGTGCTAGTAAAGGCATTCAGAACGAGGAATGCCAGTATGGGAGAGAGATCCAGCCCTCCAAGTGGTGGGATAATTCCACGGAATATGTTCAAGTACGGATCACATAAAGTGCTGAACGAAAACATTATATCCATCAGAAAGATGTACAGATTAAGTGAACTGAATAAACAATCAGTCAATCTTCCATATCACTGAGGCAAGTAGAAATCAAACGCTAAATGCATAAAGCAGGCTACAAACTCCAACATCAATTATATGTTCTGGACACCCCATGGACTAAAGAACAATGATGACCTTATCTATGAACGATTCTGCCTTTATTTCTTTACAATATTGTAATTCAGATTGGATATGAAGGTTATCACATCAGCCTGTGTGACTCTAAAAGGCAAATTCATTGTTAATCACCTCAGCAGTTCTAATCAAATTTCTCTAACACCATGTTCACATGAATTCAATTTTCCtgtattttttcccttttcctatGATGAAATTGAAAGGTTTACTATATCAGAGTTTCAACATATAGGATGATCACCTGAGGGGACTAACGATGACAGAGGGAGCATTTGGAAACCAGGTCAAGACAAGCCTGACAATCAAAACCGTGTTATAAATGTTCAGGAAATTCAGGATGCCATTAGCCACCACAAGCCCTGCCACTGAATCTCCAGGTAAGACAGCAGCAAAATTGTGATTGGACAGAGAGCTCATGTTCCTGTAGTTCCTGCAGTCAATCTGAAGTAAAGTTCAACAAGTTACTCCAACTGATCaaagaaatgaagaatattAAATATCAGTTCAGGTGTATCATAAAGAAAAGTACAAGAAGATAAAGAAGGGTGGGAACATATCCTTGGTAAACTACAAgacaaacaacaacaacttttACTAGTGCTATTTTTGGTCCTCCTCTACCTCTTTTCATTCCCCATCTCAAGTGACTctactcatttttttcatcaatgGGAGTCACTACTATCTTAACCGAATTTATGCATTTCATATCCCATCTTTCTTTGTATTTCCACTTATTtatcttaacattctcatttcagCTATGCTAATCTTAACCAAACATGTCATTTTCTAATAGCCAAGTACTCAATGCCAAATAGCACGATTGCTCTTGTAACAATCTCGTAAAAATTTCCCTTTAGCTTAATAGGTATTTTATGATCACACAATACTCCTTATGTGCTTTCCCACTTCATCTACCCTGCTCTTATCCTATGATTCGCATCCCCTTCAGTCTTTCCATCGTTATGAATTATTGATCAATGATTATCAAAAGC is a genomic window of Quercus lobata isolate SW786 chromosome 2, ValleyOak3.0 Primary Assembly, whole genome shotgun sequence containing:
- the LOC115960289 gene encoding uncharacterized protein LOC115960289 — protein: MELGATCRTSRFTSYERLVVIGLALLAVLSPLYIDRKLESDEEPEEEPFSLVSWLPLLLLVLILAIVLSHYLDQSCSRFDPYWIHRVGGSSCGIILILLVLILVLKCKGSVKNWEAWLK
- the LOC115974774 gene encoding ylmG homolog protein 2, chloroplastic, with the protein product MALNSDNVTECKATKPVPNCGVFSWAFTQTPLAVAPPFLRPFSSKPSSGNYVCPNPNTILRDIQSSIMSTADKCFKLLHLFASENPVLKKLLAWSSEFHTIRKQIDCRNYRNMSSLSNHNFAAVLPGDSVAGLVVANGILNFLNIYNTVLIVRLVLTWFPNAPSVIVSPLSTLCDPYLNIFRGIIPPLGGLDLSPILAFLVLNAFTSTASALPAELPGTRTSEEGPASHSKFTNLTTSQKKWLLRLQGNRSKRSGGVN